The sequence CACGGCCTTCGCCGAGAAAGGCTACGCCGCGACGACGATGACCGAGATCGCCCTGCGCGCGCAGTCCTCGATTGGCTCGCTCTACCAGTTCTTCCCGACCAAGGAACAGGTGGCGATGGCGGTGGTGGCGCGGCAGGCGGACGCGCTCTTCGCGCGGCTGGACGAGATCGAGGCAAGCGCGCCGCAGTCCGATGTCGAGCGCCTGGCCCACACCCTGTGCGGCACGTTGATCGCGTTCCGCGCGGCGCATCCGTCCTTCGCCTTGCTGATCGAAACGCCCGGCGCGCCGCCGGAGAACACGCTGGCCGTGCGCACCCGCATGCGCGAGCGACTGGCGGACATCCTGCGGCACAAGGCGCCGCAACGCAGTCGCGCCGAGCTCGACGCGATC is a genomic window of Niveibacterium sp. SC-1 containing:
- a CDS encoding TetR/AcrR family transcriptional regulator — its product is MAERKSAVKAQEGETVSRARQGKEPASSAAPSEAVAKAPTRSRGHLRVATLLDAAATAFAEKGYAATTMTEIALRAQSSIGSLYQFFPTKEQVAMAVVARQADALFARLDEIEASAPQSDVERLAHTLCGTLIAFRAAHPSFALLIETPGAPPENTLAVRTRMRERLADILRHKAPQRSRAELDAIAAVTQQVMKSAVALNAEPQARKRNAALAQQRTMLARYFSDVLA